Part of the Candidatus Auribacterota bacterium genome is shown below.
GCCGGCGTAGGCGCTCAGGCCCGTGTGCTTTAAATTGCAGCGAAACATCGGCCATGGGGAATTTGTATCAAGCTGGCCAGATGTTAAGGATATCATCGAGACCATAATCGTCGCGCTCAATGCCATAATCGATTTTGCTCTCATCTCTTCCTCCCTGTTTGCACCCCGTGGGGTCGCGCAGGCAATTATCCGCAAATCCACAGTAAGAATAGCATACATGGAGCGGGGCCAACAACAATTATACCCCGGCGAAAAAGCAAAATCACCGCACCGCCTTCCGGCGATACGGGGATTTATAGCTGGCGACCCCACGGGGATTCGAACCCCGGTTTTCAGATCGAAAATCTGAAGTCCTAGGCCTCTGGACGATGGGGTCTCCAAATACAGCAACAAAAGTCACTAGTTGCTGGTCACTGGACACAAACTACAAAAAATAAACAATCACTGCAGTAACACCGGTGATTATACACCGATCATCTTATTTACAAACGCGGCAAAACAATACTATAGCGCTTTATCAACGGATTTGCTCAGTTCTTTATTTTCAACAAACTGGATAAGCTTAACCAGCATCTTGCAGATTGAGTCGCAGTATTGCCTACCCTTATCATTCTCTTCATCAGTTACCTGCTCCTGTCGCCAAGCAATGGTGAGCGACGGGATGCATTTTTTGGCAGAATCAAGAGCATGGGAAAAATATTTTATCTTTTCCCGATAGGATACCTTGCCCGACCCCTCTGCGATATTATTCGCAATCGAGACAATTGCACGTTGCAACTGATCTACGATTGAACTTCTATAATCAAACGCCATCTTCTTACATACATCAAAAACAAAATCAGCAAAGTCAAGTGCGAGCTGATATACCTTCAGATTCTCAAAGTCAAATGTTACTCCCCCACCACCCATATGCGCAGCCTTCCTACTCACTGCTATTGCTTTTTATTGCTTTTGTCCAATAACTAGAAACTAATGACTGTTGTTGCTGCAGTAATGGTGAGGGCGGATGGATTCGAACCATCGACCCACTGCTTAAAAGGCAGTTGCTCTACCCCTGAGCTACGCCCCCCTAAACTGCTCGCACCTCGTGAAGCGTGAAACGTGAAGCGTTATATTATAGGCGCTTCACGCTTCACGAGATACGCTCCACGTTTGTTAAACTTCCATGATCTCCTTTTCTTTCCTGGCGAGGAGCTTGTCAATGTCCCTGATGTACTCGTCTGTTTTTTCCTGCACGTGCTTCTCGGCATGGACCATCTCATCCTCGGTAATCTTCCCTCCCTTCTGCTCCTTCTTGATGTGGTCGTTGGCATCGCGGCGTATGTTGCGGATCGCGACGCGGCCCTCCTCGGCCATGTGCTTCACCAGCTTGTCGAGCTCCTTGCGGCGCTCCTCGCTGAGCTCGGGAATGGGCACCCGCACAATCCGGCCGTCTTTGACGGGGGTGATGCCCAGTTTCGATTTCAGGAGTGCCTTCTCGATGGCATCGGTGGCGGCGGGATCCCACGCCTGGATCACGATCAACCGCGCCTCCGGCGTGGAGATTCCGGCGATCTGCCGCAGCCTTGTCTGGGTGCCGTAGTAGTCCACCACGATGTTCTCCACGAGCGCCGGAGATGCCTTCCCGGTGCGGATCGCAGCAAATTCATGCTCCACAACCTCCATTGTTTTCATCATCTTCAGTTCCATTTCCTCCAGTATCGCGTCGGCTGTCATGGGCATATCCTCCCCTTGTGCTGCGGCACTTGATGCCGGATCATATAATATCGGTGGTATGCGCTCATCGTCCAGTGCCACGCCGTGCACTCCGCTGGCCCGGCTCTCCGCCAATCACTGTCCCCAGCGCACCCCCCCTGAGCACCTTCTCGATGCTGTCCTTCAGATGCAGGTTAAAAACAATAATGGGAACATTGTTGTCCATACAGAGAGATATCGCGGTTGAATCCATTACCTTGAGGCGCTTCTTGAGCACACCCATATAGCTCAAGCGACGGTAGAGTCGCGCGTGCCTGTCCTTTGTCGGGTCGGCCGAATAGACGCCGTCCACCTTGGTCGCCTTGAGGAGCACGTCCGCCCCAATCTCTGACGCCTTGAGCGCGGCAGCCGTGTCGGTGGAAAAATAGGGGTTCCCCGTGCCGCCCACAAAGATGACCACGCGCCCCTTCTCGAGATGCCGTATCGCCCTCCGCCTGATGTACGGCTCCGCGAGCTGCTGCACCCCGATCGCCGTCTGCACCCGCGTGGGCACGCCTTCTTTCTCGAGGGCGTCCTGCAGGGCGAGGCCATTGATCACGGTGGCGAGCATCCCCATGTAGTCGCCCGTCGTGCGGTCGAGGCCCCTCGCGTGCGCCTCAAGCCCCCGGAATATGTTGCCGCCGCCGATGATAATCGCCGTCTCCACCCCCATCCGGTGGACACCCCTGATCTGCCGCGCGAGAAACTGCACGAGATCGGGGTCTATCCCCTGGCCCTTCGGTCCCCCGAGGGCCTCCCCGCTCAGCTTGATCACAACCCGTTTATACTTTGCCCGTACAGGACGGCGCGGCATAAGAGATGCCTCGTTTCAAATTAAACCACGGATGACAATAACGGCCCAAAGTGGAAGGCCAAAAGCTCGAAAAGATGATGTCATATTAACCCTTCAACTTTACACTTTCAACTGTAGTTACATCTGCGTGCATCCTGTTTCAAATACAATCCGTGTTTATCCGCGGCAGAAATATTGATCACCCTCCGAGCTGGTAGCGGGTGAAGCGCCTGATGACAATATTCTCCCCCAGCTTCGCGATGAGATCGGTGAGCAGCTCCTTGATCTTCCTCCCCTCGTGCTCCGGCCGCACGGAGGGCTGCTCCATCAGGCAGCAGGTCTCGTAGAATTTCCCCAGCTTTCCCTGGACGATCTTCTCGATGACGTTCTCGGGCTTCCCCTTTATCTGCGCCCGGATGATCTCCTTTTCC
Proteins encoded:
- a CDS encoding four helix bundle protein yields the protein MGGGGVTFDFENLKVYQLALDFADFVFDVCKKMAFDYRSSIVDQLQRAIVSIANNIAEGSGKVSYREKIKYFSHALDSAKKCIPSLTIAWRQEQVTDEENDKGRQYCDSICKMLVKLIQFVENKELSKSVDKAL
- the frr gene encoding ribosome recycling factor, with the protein product MTADAILEEMELKMMKTMEVVEHEFAAIRTGKASPALVENIVVDYYGTQTRLRQIAGISTPEARLIVIQAWDPAATDAIEKALLKSKLGITPVKDGRIVRVPIPELSEERRKELDKLVKHMAEEGRVAIRNIRRDANDHIKKEQKGGKITEDEMVHAEKHVQEKTDEYIRDIDKLLARKEKEIMEV
- the pyrH gene encoding UMP kinase, producing MPRRPVRAKYKRVVIKLSGEALGGPKGQGIDPDLVQFLARQIRGVHRMGVETAIIIGGGNIFRGLEAHARGLDRTTGDYMGMLATVINGLALQDALEKEGVPTRVQTAIGVQQLAEPYIRRRAIRHLEKGRVVIFVGGTGNPYFSTDTAAALKASEIGADVLLKATKVDGVYSADPTKDRHARLYRRLSYMGVLKKRLKVMDSTAISLCMDNNVPIIVFNLHLKDSIEKVLRGGALGTVIGGEPGQRSARRGTGR